One genomic window of Tatumella citrea includes the following:
- the gsiD gene encoding glutathione ABC transporter permease GsiD yields the protein MKNWRREAALKAMPMLKEHQPRTPWLEFRLRFQQQPVAMGAAIFILLLLIVAIIAPWISPYDAENFFDYDRLDQGPTLVHWFGVDALGRDIFSRVLVGTRISLLAGVFSVAIGSVIGTLLGLIAGYYEGWTDRIIMRICDVLFAFPGILLAIAIVAIMGSGMSNVILAVAVFSVPAFARLVRGNTLVLKRQTFIEAARSIGASDSHILLRHILPGTLSSIVVYFTMRIGISIISAASLSFIGLGAQPPTPEWGAMLNEARADMVMAPHVALFPCLAIFLTVLAFNLLGDGLRDALDPKLRGQ from the coding sequence ATGAAGAACTGGCGACGTGAGGCAGCACTGAAAGCGATGCCGATGCTGAAAGAACATCAGCCCCGTACCCCGTGGCTGGAGTTCCGGCTACGTTTTCAGCAACAGCCAGTGGCAATGGGCGCGGCAATCTTTATTTTGCTGCTGTTGATCGTGGCGATTATTGCGCCATGGATCAGCCCGTATGATGCAGAAAATTTCTTTGATTATGACCGGCTGGATCAGGGGCCGACACTGGTGCACTGGTTCGGGGTAGATGCGCTGGGACGCGATATTTTCAGCCGTGTACTGGTAGGTACCCGCATTTCACTGTTGGCCGGGGTATTTTCGGTGGCAATCGGTTCGGTGATTGGCACCCTGCTGGGGTTGATTGCCGGTTACTACGAAGGCTGGACTGACCGGATCATTATGCGCATCTGTGATGTGTTGTTTGCTTTTCCCGGCATTCTGCTGGCGATTGCTATCGTGGCCATTATGGGCAGCGGCATGTCGAATGTGATCCTGGCGGTAGCGGTATTCAGTGTACCTGCATTTGCACGGCTGGTGCGCGGCAATACTCTGGTACTGAAACGCCAGACATTTATCGAGGCGGCCCGCAGTATTGGCGCCTCTGACAGCCATATCCTGCTGCGACATATTCTGCCAGGCACCCTGTCGTCAATAGTTGTCTATTTTACTATGCGTATCGGGATTTCAATTATCTCGGCTGCCAGCCTGTCATTTATTGGCCTTGGCGCTCAGCCACCCACACCGGAATGGGGCGCCATGCTGAATGAAGCCAGAGCCGATATGGTAATGGCACCCCATGTAGCACTGTTCCCCTGCCTGGCTATTTTCCTGACGGTACTGGCCTTTAACCTGTTAGGTGACGGGCTGCGCGATGCGCTGGACCCGAAACTGCGCGGACAATAA
- the gsiC gene encoding glutathione ABC transporter permease GsiC, with protein sequence MLNYFIKRLLGMIPTLIIVAVLVFMFVHLLPGDPARLQAGANADETVVAMVRHQLGLDLPLPEQFWRYIVQLLHGDFGQSMVSKRPVSQEIAQRFMATLLLTITSMVWASVFGLVIGVVSAVWRNRWPDKLGMLLAVSGISFPAFALGMLLMQIFSVQLGWLPTVGAGSWQHYVLPSLTLGAAVAAVMARFTRSSFIEVMREDYMRTARAKGASEFSVIFKHGLRNAMIPVVTMMGLQFGFLLGGSIVVEVVFNWPGLGRLLIDSVSMRDYPVIQAEVLLFSFEFILINLLVDLLYAAINPAIRYR encoded by the coding sequence ATGCTTAATTACTTTATCAAACGCCTGCTGGGAATGATTCCCACACTGATAATTGTGGCAGTGCTGGTGTTTATGTTTGTCCACCTGCTGCCGGGCGATCCGGCTCGTTTGCAGGCCGGGGCCAATGCCGATGAAACCGTGGTCGCGATGGTGCGTCATCAGCTCGGGCTGGATTTACCGCTGCCTGAACAGTTCTGGCGCTATATCGTTCAGCTACTGCATGGTGATTTTGGCCAGTCAATGGTTTCTAAACGCCCGGTCAGTCAGGAAATTGCTCAGCGTTTTATGGCGACCCTGCTACTGACGATTACCAGCATGGTGTGGGCCAGTGTGTTTGGCTTAGTGATTGGTGTGGTGTCAGCTGTCTGGCGTAACCGTTGGCCGGATAAACTGGGCATGCTGCTGGCAGTTTCCGGCATCTCTTTCCCCGCATTTGCGCTTGGCATGCTGCTGATGCAAATTTTTTCCGTTCAGCTTGGCTGGTTACCGACAGTGGGTGCCGGCAGCTGGCAGCACTATGTTTTGCCCTCACTGACCCTCGGTGCTGCTGTGGCCGCCGTGATGGCCCGGTTTACCCGCTCTTCATTTATCGAGGTGATGCGGGAAGATTATATGCGTACCGCGCGTGCCAAAGGAGCATCTGAATTCAGCGTGATTTTCAAACACGGTCTGCGTAATGCCATGATTCCGGTAGTTACCATGATGGGCCTGCAGTTTGGTTTTCTGCTGGGCGGGTCGATTGTGGTGGAAGTGGTATTTAACTGGCCGGGCCTTGGCCGTTTGCTGATCGACTCGGTTTCGATGCGCGACTACCCGGTGATCCAGGCTGAAGTGCTGCTGTTTTCGTTTGAATTTATCCTGATAAATCTGCTGGTTGATCTGCTGTATGCGGCAATTAACCCGGCAATTCGCTACCGCTGA
- the gsiB gene encoding glutathione ABC transporter substrate-binding protein GsiB — translation MNQKTAQWLIAAGLVGSSAVSLPAFAAKDIVVAVLSNFTTMDPYDANDTLSQSVAKSFYQGLFGFDKDMKLENVLAESYTVSKDGLTYTFKLRPNVKFQDGTDFNAEAVKVNLDRASNPDSHLKRYNLFKYIAHTDVVDPLTVKVVLKQPFSAFINNLAHPSAVMISPAALKKYGKDIGFHPVGTGPYQFVSWNQTDDMKVKKWDGYWKKGYPKLDEITWRPVVDNNTRAAMLQTGEATVAFPIPYEQAPLLKKDSKLDVVTWPSIMQRYISLNVTQKPFDNPKVREALNYAINREALVKVAFSGYATPATGIVPPAIAYAQTFPAPVYDPAKARELLKEAGYPNGFQTVLWSSHNYTTAQKVLQFVQQQLAQVGVKAQVTAMDAGQRAAQVEDKGQKESGVRMFYTGWSASTGEADWALTPLFATSSWPPAIFNTAFYSNPQVDKDLADALKTTDDTQKTALYKDAQDRIWKDQPWIPLVVEKLVSANSKDLTGFYIMPDTSFNFDDADLK, via the coding sequence ATGAACCAGAAAACAGCTCAATGGCTGATTGCCGCCGGCCTTGTCGGCAGCAGTGCCGTCTCTTTACCTGCTTTTGCCGCCAAAGACATTGTGGTTGCCGTATTGTCTAACTTCACCACCATGGACCCGTACGATGCCAACGACACCCTGTCGCAGAGTGTCGCCAAGTCGTTTTACCAGGGATTATTTGGCTTCGATAAAGATATGAAGCTGGAAAATGTGCTGGCCGAGAGCTACACCGTCAGTAAAGACGGCCTGACCTATACCTTTAAACTACGCCCGAACGTGAAGTTCCAGGACGGTACAGACTTTAATGCCGAAGCGGTAAAAGTGAACCTTGACCGCGCCAGCAACCCGGACAGCCACCTGAAGCGCTATAACCTGTTTAAATATATCGCGCACACTGATGTGGTAGACCCGCTGACCGTTAAAGTTGTGCTGAAGCAGCCGTTCTCTGCCTTTATTAACAACCTGGCGCACCCGTCGGCGGTGATGATCTCTCCGGCAGCGCTGAAAAAATACGGTAAAGATATCGGTTTCCATCCGGTCGGCACCGGGCCGTATCAGTTTGTCAGCTGGAACCAGACTGACGATATGAAAGTGAAAAAATGGGACGGCTACTGGAAAAAAGGCTATCCGAAACTGGATGAAATCACATGGCGTCCGGTGGTAGACAATAATACCCGTGCCGCAATGCTGCAAACCGGTGAAGCCACTGTCGCTTTCCCGATTCCATATGAGCAGGCACCGTTGCTGAAAAAAGACAGCAAACTGGATGTGGTGACCTGGCCGTCTATCATGCAGCGCTATATCAGTCTCAACGTGACACAGAAACCGTTCGATAATCCGAAGGTTCGTGAAGCACTGAACTATGCCATTAACCGTGAAGCACTGGTGAAAGTGGCCTTCTCTGGTTATGCCACTCCGGCTACCGGCATCGTTCCTCCGGCAATTGCCTATGCCCAGACTTTCCCGGCACCGGTCTACGATCCGGCCAAAGCCCGTGAATTACTGAAAGAAGCCGGTTATCCGAACGGATTCCAGACTGTGCTCTGGTCATCACATAACTACACCACAGCCCAGAAGGTACTGCAGTTTGTTCAGCAGCAGCTGGCTCAGGTGGGAGTAAAAGCTCAGGTAACCGCGATGGATGCCGGACAGCGTGCGGCTCAGGTCGAAGATAAAGGCCAGAAAGAGAGCGGCGTCAGAATGTTCTATACCGGCTGGTCAGCCTCTACCGGTGAAGCAGACTGGGCACTGACACCGCTGTTCGCCACTTCCTCATGGCCACCAGCCATCTTTAATACCGCCTTCTACAGCAATCCGCAGGTTGACAAAGATCTTGCAGATGCGCTGAAAACCACCGACGACACGCAAAAAACTGCGCTCTATAAAGATGCCCAGGATCGTATCTGGAAAGATCAGCCGTGGATCCCACTGGTGGTAGAAAAACTGGTTTCGGCCAATAGCAAAGATCTGACCGGTTTCTACATTATGCCGGATACCTCGTTTAACTTTGACGATGCGGATCTGAAGTAA